From one Plasmodium malariae genome assembly, chromosome: 12 genomic stretch:
- the PmUG01_12053900 gene encoding conserved Plasmodium protein, unknown function has translation MEKVISMREIITNTRKIKLHENFLEDCNLKDIFYNGLETVNCGYNDYVNIKTWLFVISEKLFSDDYEELAYVACDALKVLLCNNRFLNVIIFKLLKKNLEKYILKIMGICCLTVASRMQQINETTCFKEILEMADLKDKINEFNIRQIEIDVFVSLAHSGFCFEKIVTPVNELYHIMSFLESYQNLFEEDDFLIFKSSSNLMLRIIYCMVPVFNMNIYNYSIVNYVLRLFIKDNEKYKYIFQKLKQNYIDKEIIDICNFQNHMLNIINAFKNTSIFSAKDSILNKQNDIDLFDYINKKIEKQWTIYRDKEITV, from the coding sequence atggaaaaggtAATTAGTATGAGAGAGATTATTACAAATACTAGAAAGATAAAATTgcatgaaaattttttagaagattgtaatttaaaagatatattttacaacGGGTTGGAAACCGTCAACTGTGGGTATAATGATTATGTAAATATCAAGACTTGGCTTTTTGTTATATCGGAAAAATTGTTTTCAGATGATTATGAAGAATTAGCGTATGTTGCTTGTGACGCATTAAAAGTTTTGCTGTGTAATAACAGATTTctaaatgtaattatttttaaattgttaaagaaaaatttggaaaaatatatattaaaaataatgggTATATGCTGTTTAACAGTTGCTTCAAGAATGCAGCAGATAAATGAAACAACTtgttttaaagaaatattggAAATGGCAGATCtgaaagataaaattaatgaatttaATATAAGACAGATAGAAATAGATGTTTTCGTTTCATTAGCCCATTCAGGTTTttgttttgaaaaaatagttACACCTGTTAATGaattatatcatattatgAGTTTTCTGGAAAGTTACcaaaatttatttgaagAGGAtgattttcttatatttaaatcATCTAGTAATTTGATGTTAcgaattatttattgtatgGTTCCAGTATttaatatgaacatatataattattcaattgtcaattatgttttaagattatttattaaagataatgaaaaatataaatatatttttcaaaaactaaaacaaaattatattgacAAAGAAATTATTGACATATGTAATTTTCAGAACCATATGCTTAACATTATTAAcgcatttaaaaatacatccATTTTCTCAGCTAAAGATTCTATATTGAACAAGCAAAATGATATTGATTTATttgattatataaataaaaaaatagaaaagcaGTGGACCATTTATAGAGACAAAGAAATAACAGTATAg
- the PmUG01_12054000 gene encoding conserved Plasmodium protein, unknown function — MGRDSKKNSNTTNTIKLIELLKNEKNIFACVQCCEKSSYEIYNNLVQFIKKTLDIPICIIDIITIYNCKNIAKFLKDIFLDFINFVKRKKIYKFIFFLPYFDDWILPLQQERSLTFSDEKYGESYLANYSDNDEKKNKKTKKKKRNRYEASMHIYNSIYYLKTNLLKKLNTKFCVKLIGFHITRDIFDLYRNLFDYKIEISQFVIAHIPYYIHINKNLLFFFKKGQLSLDRVYNIISNKTDFINTNDEYNINLFKSFFKYYIKFQNSNSGFTITGKRRDTKEVEVLNITCKKAVQNFIFQNKNYKLLNLLTNLENFKYLRTYNYFLSNKKKRKIHIFLFTGNDKNVLKYMCNYFYSSFFIKEYINTLLKKHTKHTIKRNTYQNSNSKNNTTNKVIIKGDITPSNCIFLNSSENCTFYYGNHGSMEYNNICNKRDATKCMMHDNNLKFGNYEITQKCLKLEDLAYIRKHFILKNRYQHDYYNIIHSEKKIFIKFYFSKINIPNTLLIYGNHGVGKTTLMKFIVHIISSNYKDMFIHRGAMHNTHNSITGDNTNSNTGNGSTTENKIYANNTRNNIHCGYSNIKYCDIMKKMYHKEKKFFFCKFRNVCIIPFENHLLINKTMGKNSIYIKKVFSMALKNQPAVIIFDNIDLFLEKNKNYNYPEYDQNEDVYKNIYILLIHYLNFYVNGSNKIKFIATCTTHPHFYKFSFLNVMEKILFLS, encoded by the coding sequence ATGGGAAGAGATAGTaagaaaaatagtaatacaACCAATACAATTAAATTGATAGAACTgcttaaaaatgaaaagaatatttttgcCTGTGTACAGTGTTGCGAGAAAAGTTcctatgaaatatataacaacTTAGTAcagtttataaaaaagactTTGGATATTCCCATATGTATCATTGatattataactatatataactgcaaaaatatagcaaaatttCTTAAAGACATATTTTTggattttataaattttgttaaaaggaagaaaatttataaattcattttttttttgccataTTTTGATGATTGGATTTTACCTTTACAACAAGAGAGAAGTTTAACCTTTTCAGATGAAAAATACGGTGAGAGTTACTTGGCAAACTATTCGGATAatgatgaaaagaaaaacaaaaaaacaaaaaaaaaaaaaaggaacagaTATGAAGCAtctatgcacatatataattcaatatattatttaaaaactaatttgttaaaaaaattgaacacCAAATTTTGTGTTAAATTAATTGGTTTTCACATAACTAGAGATATATTTGATTTATATAGGAATTTGTTTgattataaaatagaaatatcCCAGTTTGTTATTGCACACATTCCATATTACAtccatataaataaaaaccttttgtttttttttaaaaaaggacaGTTATCTTTAGATCGagtatataatatcatttcGAACAAAACAGATTTCATAAATACCAATGATGagtataatataaacttgttcaaaagtttttttaaatactacATCAAGTTCCAAAATTCTAACTCTGGTTTTACAATAACCGGAAAAAGAAGAGACACAAAAGAAGTGGAAGTTCTAAATATTACGTGCAAAAAGGCTGTTcagaattttatatttcaaaataaaaattataaattgttAAACTTATTAACTAATTTAGAGAATTTTAAGTATCTCAGGACatataactattttttaagtaataaaaaaaaaagaaaaatccatatttttctttttacaggtaatgataaaaatgttttaaaatatatgtgcaaCTATTTTTACtcctccttttttataaaagaatatattaacacTCTTCTGAAAAAACATACCAAGCACACTATAAAGAGGAATACTTATCAAAATAGTAATAGCAAAAATAATACCACAAATAAGGTCATTATTAAGGGAGATATCACTCCTAGTAACTGCatctttttaaatagttCTGAAAATTGTACATTCTATTATGGCAATCATGGTAGTATggaatataataacatatgtAATAAGAGAGACGCAACTAAATGTATGATGCACGATAATAATCTGAAATTTGGGAATTATGAAATCACTCAGAAATGTTTAAAACTGGAAGATCTAGCATATATTAGAAAGCATTTTATACTAAAGAATAGGTACCAACATGATTATTACAATATCATTCATTctgagaaaaaaatttttattaaattttactttagcaaaattaatattcCAAATACCcttttaatatatggaaaTCATGGTGTAGGAAAAACTAcattaatgaaatttattgTTCACATTATTTCTTCAAACTATAAAGATATGTTTATTCATAGGGGGGCAATGCATAATACGCACAACTCTATAACAGGAGATAATACAAACAGTAATACGGGGAATGGAAGTACGACTGAGAATAAGATATATGCCAATAATACACGTAACAATATACATTGCGGATATAGCAATATCAAGTACTGTGacattatgaaaaaaatgtatcataaggaaaaaaaattttttttttgtaaattccGAAATGTGTGCATAATTCCATTTGAAAATCATcttttaataaacaaaacaatgggcaaaaatagtatatacataaaaaaggtTTTCTCAATGGCCTTAAAAAATCAGCCGGcagtaataatttttgataACATAGATCtatttcttgaaaaaaataagaattacaATTATCCAGAATATGATCAAAATGAAgatgtttataaaaatatttatattctgtTAATACATTATTTGAATTTCTACGTGAATGGAtcgaataaaataaaatttattgcaACATGTACAACACACCcacatttttacaaattttccTTCTTGAATGTGATGGAGAAGATACTGTTTCTTTCGTAA
- the GAPDH gene encoding glyceraldehyde-3-phosphate dehydrogenase, putative — protein MAVTKIGINGFGRIGRLVFRAAYDRTDIEVVAINDPFMDIKHLCYLLAYDSVHGKFPCEVTPGDGKIIVGNKTINIHNEKEPSQIPWGKYGIDVVCESTGVFLTKELSSAHLKGGAKKVIMSAPPKDDTPIYVMGINHDKYDGKQLIVSNASCTTNCLAPIAKVLNDKFGIIEGLMTTVHASTANQLVVDGPSKGGKDWRAGRCALLNIIPASTGAAKAVGKVLPELNGKLTGVAFRVPIGTVSVVDLVCRLQKPAKYEEVAAELKKASEGPLKGILGYTDHEVVSQDFVHDSRSSIFDLKAGLALNDNFFKIVSWYDNEWGYSNRVLDLAVHISKH, from the exons atggcAGTAACAAAGATTGGTATTAATGGATTCGGACGTATAGGACGTTTAGTTTTTAGAGCTGCATATGACAGGACTGATATT GAAGTTGTAGCGATTAATGACCCATTTATGGATATCAAACATTTATGCTACCTACTAGCGTACGACTCAGTTCATGGTAAGTTCCCATGTGAAGTTACACCAGGTGATGGAAAGATTATTGTAGgtaataaaacaattaatatacataatgagAAGGAGCCATCTCAGATACCATGGGGAAAATACGGAATTGATGTTGTTTGTGAGTCAACTGGTGTGTTTTTAACAAAGGAATTATCAAGTGCACATCTTAAAGGAGGAGCAAAGAAAGTTATAATGTCTGCACCACCAAAAGATGATACGCCAATATATGTTATGGGTATTAATCATGATAAATATGATGGAAAACAACTTATTGTTTCGAACGCATCATGTACCACAAATTGTTTAGCACCTATTGCCAAGGTACTTAATGACAAATTCGGTATTATTGAAGGTCTAATGACAACTGTACATGCATCAACAGCCAACCAATTAGTAGTTGATGGACCATCCAAAGGAGGTAAAGACTGGAGAGCTGGAAGGTGTGCATTACTAAACATTATTCCAGCTTCTACTGGTGCAGCAAAAGCAGTTGGAAAAGTTCTTCCAGAATTAAATGGAAAATTAACAGGTGTTGCTTTTAGAGTTCCAATTGGTACCGTATCAGTTGTTGATTTAGTATGTAGATTACAAAAACCAGCCAAGTATGAAGAAGTTGCTGCAGAACTTAAAAAAGCATCTGAAGGTCCACTTAAAGGAATTTTAGGTTATACTGATCATGAAGTTGTATCTCAAGATTTTGTACATGACAGCAGGTCATCAATCTTTGATTTGAAAGCTGGTTTAGCATTAAATGAcaatttctttaaaattgtCTCATGGTATGATAACGAATGGGGATACTCAAATCGTGTTCTGGATTTGGCCGTCCACATATCCAAACATTAA
- the PmUG01_12054200 gene encoding cytochrome c1 precursor, putative, whose protein sequence is MAGGGALNNLFPGYKDKIWLKLPYQLRVYLINSWNKEFEKNMLKAKIKNNRIKNLNYYILDRFKPNDNYKNSHTDYKRQICRGTLEEGCDFYLPDRKNQDRLKNHLEPYTNEENEERKKYKYLNLKYYILFALGFSIVHNNIQSRPVAWCMDSEPPHTPHYPFWFKSIFHSHDIPSVRRGFEVYRQICATCHSMEQLQFRSLVNEVYPEKRVKQIAASYDIEDGPDDKGEMFTRPGVLTDSFPKPYPNEEAARYANGGAAPPDLSVITSARHNGPDYIFSLLTCYRDPPEGVVLRPGLYYNTYFAGGSISMPPPLQDDMIEYEDGTPCNVSQMAKDVVNFLTWAAEPTHDERKLTGLKLVSGAFVAMVLMTVWQRFFWTIYATRRIDFGKIKYL, encoded by the exons ATGGCCGGTGGGGGAGCATTAAATAACTTGTTTCCAGGATACAAGGATAAAATATGGCTAAAGCTTCCTTACCAA CTTCGAGtctatttaataaattcatgGAATAAggaatttgaaaaaaacatgttaaaagcaaaaataaaaaataacagaataaaaaatttgaattattatatactgGATAGATTTAAGCCAAAtgataattacaaaaatagtCATACAGATTATAAAAGACAGATATGTAGAGGAACGTTAGAAGAAGGGTGTGATTTTTATTTGCCTGATAGAAAAAATCAGGATAgattaaaaaatcatttagAACCATATacaaatgaagaaaatgaagaaagaaaaaaatataaatatttaaatttaaaatattatatattatttgccTTGGGTTTTTCTATagtacataataatatacaatcAAGACCAGTTGCTTGGTGTATGGACTCAGAACCACCACATACCCCTCATTATCCATTTTGGTTTAAGTCCATTTTTCATTCTCATGATATACCAAGTGTAAGGAGGGGGTTTGAAGTCTATAGACAAATATGTGCAACTTGTCATTCGATGGAACAATTACAGTTTCGTAGTTTAGTTAATGAAGTATATCCTGAAAAACGAGTAAAACAAATAGCAGCATCTTATGATATAGAAGATGGTCCAGATGACAAAGGGGAGATGTTTACAAGGCCAGGTGTATTAACAGATTCATTTCCAAAACCATATCCAAATGAAGAAGCAGCAAGATATGCAAATGGTGGTGCAGCACCACCAGATTTGTCAGTTATAACTTCAGCAAGACATAATGGACCAgactatattttttcattattaactTGTTATCGTGATCCTCCAGAGGGCGTAGTACTAAGACCtggtttatattataatacttACTTTGCTGGTGGATCTATATCCATGCCTCCACCCCTTCAAGATGATATGATTGAATATGAAGATGGAACACCGTGTAATGTTTCTCAGATGGCAAAAGATGTTGTAAACTTCTTAACATGGGCAGCTGAACCAACACATGATGAAAGAAAACTAACGGGTCTCAAATTAGTAAGTGGTGCTTTTGTTGCAATGGTACTAATGACTGTATGGCAGAGATTTTTCTGGACTATTTATGCTACTAGAAGAATTGATTtcggaaaaataaaatatttataa
- the PmUG01_12054300 gene encoding conserved Plasmodium protein, unknown function has protein sequence MCILCNHTEKGGVENTAIGTWSKGVSLIFCSSIFLLHFMNEDKLNIFNKNIPDGEYKMIYYLSIYNLIGAAVLLLLSVLGHFIYKGLLRPIYLSSFIVSLFLISSGVYTTSISKNISLKIIGIMDALKFHPDYMLLNKINNLNDGGDATVIQAELVRQMKTEGAVIDSSAKSVFDASKVLEMIKDRQSFLETKKDILLKSLTREDLMKMFNNIKASEHSVNKTMVENTILELYEKIKNIRLNFDIYDNFYKFMENDSVAFITNSEKIKNFTDIFQKFFNYYNKSVFNSLQYELVKHDNEVIKIYLDSLQKIKLVRTKKRNAKLDEYIDDMKKRNILILSSVLLLMSFIYIHKGATLTTKSSMSITLIYAPMMSYLITLACIFVCSGIHFFSIVGLVLYVFSLILIFLLIFSQCFCERIFKFFMGFIFVFLFFFCLLIGYILIEDFNEGSKVYNSYKRNDFNDFYWVLLNKRTYEHFKSFVLFSNGQMFLVCIALCVFMIIYSLYCSFYTFRSICARKEQFPDYV, from the exons ATGTGCATTTTATGTAATCATACGGAAAAAGGGGGAGTTGAAAATACAGCTATAGGAACATGGTCCAAAGGGGTGAGCTTAATATTCTGCTCCtcgatatttttattacattttatgaATGAAGATaaactaaatatatttaataaaaatataccagatggagaatataaaatgatttattatttaagcatatataatttaataggTGCGGCAGTTTTGTTATTACTTTCTGTATTAGggcattttatatataagggTCTTTTACGACCTATTTATTTAAGCTCTTTTATCGTctccttatttttaatttcttctgGAGTTTATACTACATCAATAAGCAAAAACATTTCTTTGAAAATTATAGGTATAATGGATGCACTAAAATTTCACCCAGATTATAtgcttttaaataaaataaataatttaaatgatgGTGGAGATGCTACTGTTATACAAGCCGAGCTTGTACGTCAAATGAAAACAGAAGGTGCAGTAATTGATAGTAGTGCTAAGTCTGTATTTGATGCAAGTAAAGTATTAGAAATGATAAAGGATCGTCAATCATTTCTTGAAAcgaaaaaagatattttattaaaaagtttaaCAAGAGAAgatttaatgaaaatgtttaataatataaaagctTCTGAGCATAGCGTTAATAAAACTATGGTTGAAAATACCATATTagaattatatgaaaaaataaaaaatattcgtcttaattttgatatatatgataatttttataaatttatggaAAACGACTCTGTTGCCTTTATAACGAATtcggaaaaaataaaaaattttacagaCATATTTcagaaattttttaattattataataagtCTGTATTCAACTCTTTACAATATGAATTAGTAAAACATGATAatgaagtaataaaaatatacttagattcactacaaaaaataaaactcgTACGgacaaaaaagagaaatgcAAAATTGGATGAATACATAGatgatatgaaaaaaaggaatatacttattttatcATCTGTATTGTTGCTCATGTCTTTTATTTACATTCACAAGGGGGCAACCTTAACAACAAAAAGTTCAATGTCAATCACCTTAAT TTACGCTCCCATGATGTCCTACTTAATAACCCTGGCGTGCATATTCGTTTGCAGCGGAATCCATTTCTTTTCGATTGTTGGGCTAGTATTATATGTCTTCAGTTTGATATTAATATTCCTTCTGATATTTTCCCAATGCTTTTGTGAACGCatatttaagttttttatgggatttatatttgtatttttgttttttttttgcttattaATTGGATATATCTTAATTGAAGATTTTAATGAAGGATCAAAAGTATACAATTCATACAAAAGAAATGACTTTAACGATTTTTATTGGGTATTACTAAACAAAAGAACTtatgaacattttaaaagttttgttttattttcgaATGGACAGATGTTTTTAGTATGTATAGCCTTGTGTGTATTTATGATCATATATTCTCTTTATTGTTCCTTTTACACATTCCGTTCTATTTGTGCTCGAAAAGAGCAATTTCCCGACTATGTGTAG